One genomic window of Roseateles sp. DAIF2 includes the following:
- a CDS encoding PglL family O-oligosaccharyltransferase, giving the protein MVRFGRGAGDGHSPLWTGFCFGLLLAGLAGLLIGCIQVFAPQFSDGTLIARSGIPGRAVGNLRQPNHLASLLMWSCVAAVWLSAAGKLRRPWMLPALLFALVFGVVLSASRTGMIGVLLLALWGLLDRKLARAQRFALLATPLMLAASWALLAGWAHLGEHTFGAESRLAEGAGSPSRLAILANAWTLLKMHPWTGVGWGEFNLAWTMTPFPDRPTAFFDHTHNIVMQLLVELGWPLGLTVLGLLLWSVWSAFRASQRASGETALMKRCAFMIVLMIGLHSLLEYPLWYAYFLLPTAFALGICLGGDASAAAAAPRRGFFTLPAWLLRGVGALLVAGSLFAVWDYLHVVDIYVPPADAGPLEQRIARGQRSVFFSTQADYAAATSLPPGPAALAAAKRTAHNLIDVRLMMAWAKSLAATGDVDRARYVVARLREFRSKQAEDWLAECEETRAAGMAEPFQCQPPSRDYSYREMR; this is encoded by the coding sequence ATGGTCCGATTTGGTCGCGGCGCGGGCGATGGCCACTCGCCGCTCTGGACGGGTTTCTGCTTCGGCCTCTTGCTGGCCGGCCTCGCCGGCCTGCTGATCGGATGCATCCAGGTCTTCGCCCCTCAATTTTCCGACGGCACCCTGATCGCCCGCTCCGGCATCCCCGGCCGCGCGGTCGGCAATCTGCGCCAGCCGAACCATCTGGCCAGCCTGCTGATGTGGTCCTGCGTCGCCGCGGTGTGGTTGTCGGCGGCGGGCAAGCTGCGTCGGCCCTGGATGCTGCCGGCGCTGTTGTTCGCGCTGGTGTTCGGTGTCGTGCTGAGCGCCTCGCGCACCGGCATGATCGGCGTGTTGCTGCTGGCGCTGTGGGGGCTGCTGGATCGCAAGCTGGCGCGGGCGCAGCGCTTCGCGTTGCTGGCCACGCCGCTGATGCTGGCCGCGAGCTGGGCGCTGCTGGCGGGTTGGGCGCACCTGGGCGAGCACACCTTCGGCGCGGAATCGCGGCTGGCCGAGGGGGCGGGCTCGCCATCGCGGCTGGCCATCCTGGCCAATGCCTGGACCCTGCTGAAGATGCATCCCTGGACCGGCGTCGGCTGGGGCGAGTTCAACCTGGCCTGGACGATGACGCCATTTCCGGACCGGCCGACGGCCTTCTTCGATCACACGCACAACATCGTGATGCAGCTGCTGGTCGAGCTGGGCTGGCCGCTCGGGCTGACGGTGCTAGGGCTGCTGCTGTGGTCGGTCTGGTCGGCCTTCCGGGCCAGTCAGCGCGCCAGCGGCGAGACCGCGCTGATGAAGCGCTGTGCCTTCATGATCGTGCTGATGATCGGCCTGCACAGCCTGCTGGAGTACCCGCTCTGGTATGCCTATTTCCTGCTGCCGACGGCCTTCGCGCTGGGCATCTGCCTGGGCGGTGACGCGAGCGCCGCGGCCGCCGCGCCGCGCCGCGGCTTCTTCACGCTGCCGGCCTGGCTGCTGCGTGGCGTTGGCGCGTTGCTGGTGGCGGGCAGCCTGTTCGCGGTCTGGGACTATCTGCATGTGGTCGACATCTATGTGCCGCCGGCCGATGCCGGGCCGCTGGAGCAGCGCATCGCGCGCGGCCAGCGCAGCGTGTTCTTCTCGACCCAGGCCGACTATGCGGCGGCCACCAGCCTGCCGCCCGGGCCGGCGGCGCTGGCCGCGGCCAAGCGCACGGCGCACAACCTGATCGATGTGCGCCTGATGATGGCCTGGGCCAAGTCGCTGGCCGCCACCGGCGATGTGGACCGCGCGCGCTATGTGGTGGCGCGGCTGCGCGAGTTTCGCAGCAAGCAGGCCGAGGACTGGCTGGCCGAATGCGAGGAGACGCGCGCGGCCGGCATGGCCGAGCCCTTCCAGTGCCAGCCGCCGTCGCGCGACTATTCCTATCGCGAGATGCGCTGA
- the moaC gene encoding cyclic pyranopterin monophosphate synthase MoaC encodes MTSPLTHFDAQGQAHMVDVAGKDVTHRVARAAGRIRMQAATLALITAGTAKKGDVLGVARIAAIQAAKRTAELIPLCHPLPITRVSVEFEIDAAAAAVDCIAQVETLGRTGVEMEALTAVQIGLLTIYDMCKAADRGMVMERIRVLEKQGGKSGDWVAAV; translated from the coding sequence ATGACCTCTCCGCTGACTCATTTTGACGCCCAGGGCCAGGCCCATATGGTGGATGTGGCGGGCAAAGATGTGACGCATCGTGTCGCGCGCGCGGCCGGCCGCATCCGCATGCAGGCCGCCACCCTGGCGCTGATCACCGCCGGCACGGCCAAGAAGGGTGATGTGCTGGGCGTGGCCCGCATCGCCGCGATCCAGGCGGCCAAGCGCACCGCCGAGCTGATCCCGCTGTGCCACCCGCTGCCGATCACGCGCGTCAGCGTCGAGTTCGAGATCGACGCCGCAGCCGCCGCCGTCGACTGCATCGCCCAGGTCGAGACCCTGGGCCGCACCGGCGTCGAGATGGAGGCGCTGACCGCGGTGCAGATCGGCCTGCTGACCATCTACGACATGTGCAAGGCCGCCGACCGCGGCATGGTGATGGAGCGCATCCGCGTGCTGGAGAAGCAGGGCGGCAAGAGCGGCGACTGGGTCGCCGCCGTCTGA
- a CDS encoding O-antigen ligase — MRPLFFIHLLFLSASAVRYLPPALLLCAVCLLVGYAPVLPWVDGLAHDAVRLMQLACMPLMIGVAWTQRGVGRAGALIVVLVLLGGASALGSERPPVAVREWCLTLSLAIGAYSLGHLRSWGTPSRAQVLVGLLLSGVALYAGLELLLLVLGIVLEHTLDYWRVFAGYVNPRFLNHVQTLLIPLLIGLLGLPEVRGWWRRLAWFSLVANAFFLLLLLGRATVLALIVSASITLLFFGPSGLAYARRLVIAFIAGAVLYLLLIKLLPWGLGMDELPVFRELGERGSVEARLYLWRIALDMVAAHPWLGVGPMHYAHQFNGEAAHPHNIYLQIAAEYGLPFLLVLSVVCVRWLWQVTRQLRLNERRKPDPLALACYVGVVGALVDGGFSGNFVMPLPQLWIVLTVALLQQRLHGMQVEAPVEEERVSSGKRSKVMSIGLLLLLAIQIYVITVSWREFWQPPARITGAIEPEEATHYSPRFWRDGWF; from the coding sequence TTGAGGCCCCTTTTCTTTATTCATCTTTTGTTTCTTTCTGCCTCCGCTGTGCGATATCTCCCGCCCGCCCTGCTGCTCTGCGCCGTTTGCTTGCTGGTTGGCTATGCGCCAGTGCTGCCCTGGGTGGACGGGCTGGCACATGATGCGGTGCGCCTCATGCAGCTGGCGTGCATGCCGCTGATGATTGGCGTCGCTTGGACCCAACGGGGTGTGGGGCGAGCGGGTGCCCTGATTGTGGTTCTAGTCCTCTTGGGGGGGGCATCGGCGCTCGGCAGCGAGCGACCGCCGGTGGCGGTTCGTGAGTGGTGCTTAACCCTGTCGTTGGCCATTGGGGCCTACAGCCTGGGCCACCTCCGGAGCTGGGGTACACCAAGTCGCGCCCAGGTGCTTGTGGGGCTGCTGCTAAGCGGCGTGGCTCTTTATGCGGGTCTGGAGCTGCTGTTGCTGGTGCTGGGTATCGTACTTGAGCACACGCTCGACTACTGGCGGGTGTTTGCCGGTTACGTGAATCCCCGCTTCCTCAACCATGTGCAGACACTCCTGATCCCGCTGCTGATCGGATTGCTGGGTTTGCCAGAGGTTCGCGGCTGGTGGCGGCGCTTGGCTTGGTTTTCCTTGGTCGCCAACGCATTTTTCCTGCTGCTGCTGCTGGGGCGCGCCACGGTATTGGCCTTGATCGTCAGCGCCTCGATAACCTTGCTGTTTTTCGGCCCATCGGGGCTCGCCTACGCCAGGCGTTTGGTGATCGCTTTCATCGCCGGAGCTGTGCTGTACCTGCTGCTGATCAAGCTGCTGCCCTGGGGTCTGGGTATGGATGAACTGCCGGTGTTCCGGGAGTTGGGCGAACGAGGCAGCGTCGAAGCTCGGCTCTACCTCTGGCGCATTGCCCTGGACATGGTGGCGGCGCATCCCTGGCTGGGGGTTGGGCCGATGCATTACGCGCACCAGTTCAACGGTGAGGCGGCGCATCCCCACAACATCTATCTGCAGATTGCCGCGGAATATGGCTTGCCGTTCCTGCTCGTACTTTCGGTGGTTTGTGTGCGTTGGCTTTGGCAAGTCACCCGGCAGCTTCGGCTCAACGAGCGCCGGAAACCCGATCCGCTGGCGCTGGCCTGCTATGTCGGGGTGGTCGGTGCCCTGGTGGACGGCGGTTTCTCGGGCAATTTCGTCATGCCCTTGCCGCAGCTGTGGATCGTGCTGACGGTCGCGCTGCTGCAGCAGCGCCTGCATGGCATGCAGGTCGAGGCCCCTGTTGAAGAAGAAAGAGTGAGTTCGGGCAAGCGCAGCAAGGTGATGTCGATCGGGTTGCTGCTGCTCCTGGCAATTCAGATCTATGTGATCACGGTTTCCTGGCGGGAGTTCTGGCAGCCGCCCGCGCGCATCACAGGCGCCATTGAGCCTGAAGAAGCCACGCACTACAGCCCCCGGTTCTGGCGCGACGGTTGGTTCTGA